A stretch of Castanea sativa cultivar Marrone di Chiusa Pesio chromosome 2, ASM4071231v1 DNA encodes these proteins:
- the LOC142625873 gene encoding AT-rich interactive domain-containing protein 6-like, whose translation MSDTKENENEERRNEDVVVADDEGSLLSNPNPNAQVDELESHKAESPYHSVPLEGTPIPAQNGTPPSTDNRIIESQSNNPDLPAHDFPPSQVPLSDHQDLVKPEPSTHPNSDVKIEDGDLPQKINSGGDCNDDDKTISTRHLETAEPAIAIAKTEPCQVVPEAKIAIYSDTLPTTTTHNEPATPCAQPSDIKSQIFKGIESDVKVNEQFVTTPVNNGNSNSKHSCLLDDDHMSQGTESGTEGEQSAFMKELETFFRERSMEFKPPKFYGETLNCLKLWRAVCRLGGYDKVTSCKLWRQVGESFKPPKTCTTVSWTFRGFYEKALLDYERHKAPGGELSVSIASHSEPSNIENQASGSGRARRDAAARAMQGWHSQRLLGNGEVSDPIIKDKNSISMQKREKQLKSIGLLKRKKPSYMEHTVKTARTKASKPQLDTPVVDIGAPADWVKINVQKTKDCFEVYALVPGLLREEVRVQSDPAGRLVISGEPEHTDNPWGVTPFKKVVSLPSRIDPHQTSAVVTLHGQLFVRVPFEESE comes from the exons ATGAGTGATACCAAGGAGAATGAGAATGAGGAGAGACGAAATGAAGATGTGGTAGTGGCTGATGATGAAGGGAGCTTGCTGTCCAATCCCAATCCCAATGCACAAGTTGATGAACTTGAATCCCACAAGGCTGAGTCTCCTTATCATTCTGTGCCACTGGAAGGAACCCCGATTCCTGCTCAAAATGGGACCCCCCCATCAACTGATAATAGGATTATTGAATCTCAGTCCAATAATCCAGACCTACCAGCTCATGATTTTCCTCCTTCCCAAGTCCCTTTAAGCGATCACCAAGATTTAGTCAAGCCTGAACCCAGTACTCATCCCAATTCTGATGTCAAGATTGAAGACGGTGACTTGCCTCAGAAGATTAATTCAGGCGGTGATTGCAATGATGACGACAAGACTATTTCCACACGTCATCTTGAAACTGCTGAACCAGCTATTGCAATTGCCAAAACTGAACCTTGTCAAGTAGTGCCTGAGGCCAAAATTGCTATCTATTCTGACACCCTACCTACAACTACAACTCATAATGAACCTGCTACACCATGTGCTCAACCTTCTGatataaaatctcaaattttcaaaggGATAGAATCTGATGTTAAGGTGAATGAACAATTTGTTACTACACCTGTAAATAATGGGAACTCCAACTCAAAGCACTCGTGTCTTTTGGATGATGACCATATGTCTCAAGGTACTGAATCCGGGACTGAAGGAGAGCAATCCGctttcatgaaggagcttgaaactttctttagagagagaagcATGGAATTCAAACCTCCTAAGTTTTATGGGGAGACTCTGAATTGCCTTAA GTTGTGGAGAGCTGTGTGTAGATTGGGTGGCTATGATAAG GTGACTTCTTGTAAGTTGTGGCGGCAAGTGGGAGAGTCTTTCAAACCCCCAAA GACATGTACTACAGTTTCGTGGACATTCCGAGGCTTTTATGAGAAG GCTCTCCTTGATTATGAAAGGCATAAAGCACCTGGTGGTGAGCTTAGTGTATCTATTGCTTCTCACTCAGAGCCTTCAAATATTGAAAATCAG GCTTCAGGATCGGGTAGAGCACGCAGGGATGCTGCAGCACGTGCTATGCAGGGTTGGCACTCACAACGCCTTCTTGGAAATGGTGAAGTTAGCGACCCTATTATTAAG GATAAGAATTCTATTTCTATGCAAAAGCGTGAAAAACAGCTTAAGAGCATTG GTTTACTTAAACGTAAGAAACCATCTTATATGGAACATACGGTCAAAACTGCTCGTACGAAAGCATCTAAACCACA ATTGGACACACCAGTGGTTGATATTGGGGCACCGGCTGATTGGGTGAAGATCAACGTGCAGAAAACC AAAGATTGTTTCGAGGTTTATGCTTTAGTTCCAGGCCTTCTCAGAGAAGAG GTGCGTGTTCAATCAGATCCTGCTGGCCGCCTTGTTATAAGTGGTGAACCTGAGCATACTGATAATCCGTGGGGTGTCACACCCTTCAAAAAG GTTGTCAGCTTACCCTCTAGAATTGACCCACATCAGACATCAGCTGTGGTTACCCTGCATGGACAGTTGTTTGTTCGTGTCCCGTTTGAAGAGTCAGAATAG